Genomic segment of Campylobacter ureolyticus ACS-301-V-Sch3b:
TTATAGCTGATTTTAAACTTATGGGAAAACCTTTATTTACTCCTGATGCAGGAAAAAGAATAGAGTAATTATTTATTAAAGCTCCAAATTTTTTGGAGCTTTGTCTTAAAATAAAAGTGAGTTTCCACCACCAGTTCCATCTTCATATCCTAAATCAAGTGGTAGTGTATCTTGATATGGAAGTGGTGAAGTTGTGGTATAAAGCTCATCTTTTCCTTTGTAAATTTTATGATAAACCCCTTCTGGAGCGTTAAAATTTCTTTTTGTTTCTGGGTGAATTGTTAAGTAGTTTTCCATAAACTTTTTAAATACAGGGGCTGAACTTCTACCACCAACTTCAACATATCTCATAGGTTTGTAGTTGTCATTTCCATACCATATCATAACTAAAATCTCAGGCGTATATCCACAAAACCATGCATCAATATTGTTATTTGAGGTACCTGTTTTTCCAGCTATTTCTATACCTTTAACTTTTGCGTTTCTCGCAGTTCCTTCATTTACCACATCTTTCATCATATCAACCATTAAATATGCTTGCTCTGGTTTTGTAACAGAAGCTTGCTCAGCTTTAAAAATAGTTTCAACACCACTAAAACTAGTTGCTCTCTCTATAAATTTAGGTGTTGTAGCAACCCCACCACCAGGAAATATAGAGTAAAATTTAGAGTATTCTAAAGGTGAAATTCCATAACTTCCTAAAGAAACTGAAAGTGCGTATGGCAAATTTCTAAAACCAGCTTCTTTTAGCTTATCAATTACATTTTTAACACCAAGTGAATGCATTAAATTTACAGTTGCTAAGTTTCTTGATTTTAAAAGTGCTCTTCGCATAGTTATGTAGCCTTCATAGTTTTTACTAAAATTTTTTGGCGTCCACTCTTTGTTTGAGCCATCATTAAAGCTTCTTGGAATATCTGGTATTTCACTAGCTGGTGAATAACCCTCATCAAGGGCAATTTGATAAATAAAAGGCTTAAAGCTTGATCCAGTTTGTCTTTGACTTTGTGTTGCACGATTAAAATTACTTTTTTGATAATCAACTCCGCCAACAAGAGCTAAAATATCACCATTTATTGGATTTGTTACAACGATTGCGCCATTTAGCACACTTTCATTTGCATCTTTATCTCTTTTTAAAATTTCATTATATCCCCAAATAAGGGCATCTCTTGCCAAACCTTGAACTTCTAAATCAACACTTGTGTAAATTTTATATCCAGCTGTTTTTATATCAGGCAAAAATCTTGAAGCTTCTTTCATAACTTCATCTGCAACATAAGGAGCTTTGTTTTTAGTTAGGCTATCATCGTAAATAGTAGGCTCTTCATTCATAGCAAGCTCATATTCATTTCTTCCTATCCAGCCTATTTCATACATCCTCTCAACAACTCTATTTGCTCTTGATAAAGATAGATCTAAATGCCTTGTTGGATCATAGCTACTTGGTGCTTTTGGAAGTCCTACGAGTATTGCTGCTTCTTTTAGACTAAGTTCATCTAAATCTTTTCTAAAATATCCTAAAGCTGCAGTTTTAATTCCGTAATATCCATGCCCAAAATAAACTTCATTTAAATATCTTTCTAAAATTTGCTCTTTTGTTAGCTCATTTTCAAGTTTTAGAGCTAAAATTATCTCTTTTATCTTTCTATCGATTTTTTTCTCATTGCTTAAAGCTATGTTTTTTATAAGTTGCTGGGTTAAAGTAGAGGCTCCTTGTGTAAAACTCATGGTTTTTAAGTCTTTTATAATTGCTCTAAAAATAGCCTCAACATTTATCCCTTTATGTTCAAAAAAATTTGTATCTTCTATGGCGACAAGGGCTTCTATGACGCGTCCAGGAATATCATCATATTTTACATAAACTCTATTTTCTTCATCAAATACATTTGCTATGAGGTTATTGTTTCTATCATAAATTTCAGTTGTAAGTCTTGGATGATAGTTAATGATAGCATTCATATCATGTTTTACTTCTGTATAAAAATACATAAATATCCCACCAGCTGCAAAAACGCACACCGTCATAAAACCAAAAATGAATCTAATTATCATACATAAGCCTTTAAAATTTCAGCATTTAGTCCCATTGCTGTGCTTGTATTTCCTTTTTGTGATACAATATACTTTTTATTAAAACCTTCTATCATCATTGCTCCTGCTTTTCCAACATATTCTTTTTTATCAATATAGTTCTTTAAATCTTTTTCATCAAATTTTTTAAATCTAAAAGTTGTAATGCTTAAATTTATAAGTTTGAGTTTTTTGTTTTCATAAATCATAGCTGTTATTACGCTTGCTTCGTTGTCGCTTTGTTTTTTAAGCATATAAAAAGCATCTTCATCATTTTTTGCTTTGCCAAAAATTTCATTATCAACTACAACTGAGCTATCGGCAAAAAGTAAATTTTCCAAATTTGGATAAACTTTTTTAAATTGTAAATATTTAGCACAAACAACATTATAGGCATAAGTTAAAGGCTCTTTTTTTATAATATAGCTTTCATCATAATTAAACAAAATTTGTTTAAAATCAAATCCAAAATCTTTTAAAATTTTTGCTCTAGTCTTTGAGCTTGAGGCTAAATTTATCATTTAAAACTCACTATAACAACTCCTAAATATGTGCTTATAAGTAAAAGCACAATATCAAGGACTATAAAGTAATTTACAGCAATTATTAAGTGCTCGTTCATCTCATCATATTCGGCTTTTTTATAACATTCTTTTGCAAGGAAAAATCTATAAATTATATAGCTAAAATTACAAAGCAGTAAAAA
This window contains:
- a CDS encoding transglycosylase domain-containing protein; translation: MIIRFIFGFMTVCVFAAGGIFMYFYTEVKHDMNAIINYHPRLTTEIYDRNNNLIANVFDEENRVYVKYDDIPGRVIEALVAIEDTNFFEHKGINVEAIFRAIIKDLKTMSFTQGASTLTQQLIKNIALSNEKKIDRKIKEIILALKLENELTKEQILERYLNEVYFGHGYYGIKTAALGYFRKDLDELSLKEAAILVGLPKAPSSYDPTRHLDLSLSRANRVVERMYEIGWIGRNEYELAMNEEPTIYDDSLTKNKAPYVADEVMKEASRFLPDIKTAGYKIYTSVDLEVQGLARDALIWGYNEILKRDKDANESVLNGAIVVTNPINGDILALVGGVDYQKSNFNRATQSQRQTGSSFKPFIYQIALDEGYSPASEIPDIPRSFNDGSNKEWTPKNFSKNYEGYITMRRALLKSRNLATVNLMHSLGVKNVIDKLKEAGFRNLPYALSVSLGSYGISPLEYSKFYSIFPGGGVATTPKFIERATSFSGVETIFKAEQASVTKPEQAYLMVDMMKDVVNEGTARNAKVKGIEIAGKTGTSNNNIDAWFCGYTPEILVMIWYGNDNYKPMRYVEVGGRSSAPVFKKFMENYLTIHPETKRNFNAPEGVYHKIYKGKDELYTTTSPLPYQDTLPLDLGYEDGTGGGNSLLF
- the maf gene encoding septum formation inhibitor Maf — protein: MINLASSSKTRAKILKDFGFDFKQILFNYDESYIIKKEPLTYAYNVVCAKYLQFKKVYPNLENLLFADSSVVVDNEIFGKAKNDEDAFYMLKKQSDNEASVITAMIYENKKLKLINLSITTFRFKKFDEKDLKNYIDKKEYVGKAGAMMIEGFNKKYIVSQKGNTSTAMGLNAEILKAYV